The Salinibaculum sp. SYNS191 genome has a window encoding:
- a CDS encoding RPA12/RPB9/RPC11 RNA polymerase family protein — protein MQFCDECGSMMHTEGDTWVCRSCENEESRDSQAESTMATRDVQRDDGAPDVADATRGSGETMQEPCPADDCDSDRAYYEMMPKPGGSYEVRLFTCVECGRKWREF, from the coding sequence ATGCAATTCTGTGACGAGTGTGGTTCGATGATGCACACGGAGGGCGATACGTGGGTGTGTCGCTCCTGTGAGAACGAGGAGTCGCGGGACTCGCAAGCAGAATCGACGATGGCGACCCGGGATGTGCAGCGGGACGACGGGGCACCCGACGTGGCCGACGCGACCCGGGGCTCCGGCGAGACGATGCAGGAGCCTTGTCCGGCGGACGACTGCGACAGCGACCGGGCCTACTACGAGATGATGCCGAAGCCGGGCGGCTCCTACGAGGTTCGGCTGTTCACCTGCGTCGAGTGTGGGCGCAAGTGGCGCGAGTTCTGA
- a CDS encoding LLM class flavin-dependent oxidoreductase has product MPTGALVPEDDGGVAAFAERAESLGYDSVWTPELWGRDAFVALTRAAAVTDEVTLGTAIVNVYGRSPATLAQAAATLADAAGDRVRLGVGTSTPKVVEDLHGMAFENPPRRLHETVELAKAFLTAEGRVSYDGEMFEVADFPSLGADVPVYAAALGPANRRATGRTADGWLPHLIPFDDLGAAFETVAETARESGRDPADIETAPYVPSAVSEDPAEARAAVRGHLAYYVGSGEGYRRSVARQFPDAADEVASAWRDGDREGARAAVTDEMVDALGVAGTPEEARGQFDEVAALDAIDEPIVVIPVGTEEAMAERTVEALAPEKR; this is encoded by the coding sequence ATGCCAACTGGTGCGCTCGTCCCCGAGGACGACGGCGGTGTCGCTGCCTTCGCCGAACGCGCGGAGTCACTCGGCTACGACTCCGTCTGGACGCCCGAACTCTGGGGCCGGGATGCCTTCGTCGCGCTGACCCGTGCCGCTGCCGTCACCGACGAGGTGACGCTCGGGACCGCTATCGTCAACGTCTACGGTCGCTCGCCCGCGACGCTCGCGCAGGCCGCGGCCACGCTGGCCGACGCTGCGGGCGACCGGGTCCGCCTCGGCGTCGGGACGAGCACCCCGAAGGTCGTCGAGGACCTCCACGGGATGGCCTTCGAGAACCCGCCGCGGCGCCTCCACGAGACGGTCGAACTCGCGAAGGCGTTCCTGACCGCGGAGGGCAGAGTTTCCTACGACGGAGAGATGTTCGAGGTCGCGGACTTTCCGTCGCTCGGCGCGGACGTACCGGTCTACGCCGCGGCGCTCGGGCCGGCGAACCGTCGAGCGACCGGCCGGACGGCCGACGGCTGGCTCCCGCATCTCATCCCGTTCGACGACCTCGGCGCGGCCTTCGAGACGGTCGCAGAGACGGCCCGCGAGTCCGGGCGGGACCCCGCGGATATCGAGACCGCCCCCTACGTCCCCTCGGCGGTCAGCGAGGACCCGGCGGAGGCGCGGGCGGCGGTGCGCGGTCACCTCGCGTACTACGTCGGCAGCGGCGAGGGCTACCGGCGCTCGGTCGCGCGGCAGTTCCCCGACGCCGCAGACGAGGTGGCGAGTGCGTGGCGCGACGGCGACCGGGAGGGGGCTCGCGCGGCAGTCACCGACGAGATGGTCGATGCGCTGGGCGTCGCGGGCACGCCCGAAGAGGCGCGGGGGCAGTTCGACGAGGTAGCGGCGCTGGACGCAATCGACGAGCCAATCGTGGTCATCCCCGTCGGCACGGAGGAAGCGATGGCCGAGCGAACGGTCGAGGCGCTCGCGCCAGAAAAGCGATAG
- a CDS encoding acyl-CoA thioesterase, whose translation MSEFEYEVSLTVRFRDIDAMGHVNNAVYATYLEQARVQFIEDVIGEPLMETGAVVADLHIDFERPIDWGEEVTVAVRAGELGTSSIPLEYEIHADGDVAATAETLMVTFDPEAREPRPMPDAWRERIQEHQGN comes from the coding sequence ATGTCCGAGTTCGAGTACGAGGTGTCGCTCACCGTCCGCTTCCGTGACATCGACGCGATGGGCCACGTGAACAACGCGGTCTACGCGACGTATCTGGAGCAGGCCCGCGTCCAGTTCATCGAGGACGTCATCGGCGAACCGCTGATGGAGACGGGGGCCGTCGTCGCCGACCTCCACATCGACTTCGAGCGCCCCATCGACTGGGGCGAGGAGGTCACCGTCGCCGTCCGCGCCGGCGAACTCGGTACCTCCTCGATTCCGCTGGAGTACGAAATCCACGCCGACGGCGACGTCGCCGCGACGGCGGAGACGCTGATGGTCACGTTCGACCCGGAGGCCCGCGAACCCAGACCGATGCCCGACGCCTGGCGCGAGCGCATCCAGGAACACCAGGGCAACTGA
- a CDS encoding lipoate--protein ligase family protein has product MTDLAEAEWRLIREETRPGPLNMALDEIAAETAAAGGPRTVRVYRWEPSTLSLGYHQDPATIDWDFCEREGITVTRRPTGGGAIYHDSDGDISYSVVAPAEELPGNLMDSYELLCQPLFDAFDAMGVDAAFAESEQPAIHEPACYLRELHPAHDVLAGDGRKISGNAQYRQRDSIIQHGSVTYARTTERHLNCFADPPDSDTFEGRVTSVREQSGLDRQSAVDTLEAALEEWSDAYEGEWTESELDRARERAERKYASDAWTREQRGRT; this is encoded by the coding sequence ATGACCGACCTCGCCGAGGCGGAGTGGCGGCTCATCCGCGAGGAGACACGGCCGGGGCCGCTGAACATGGCGCTGGACGAGATCGCCGCCGAGACGGCCGCGGCGGGCGGTCCGCGAACCGTCCGGGTCTACCGCTGGGAGCCGAGCACGCTCTCGCTGGGCTACCACCAGGACCCCGCGACCATCGACTGGGACTTCTGCGAGCGCGAGGGTATCACCGTCACCCGCCGTCCGACCGGCGGCGGGGCCATCTACCACGACAGCGACGGCGACATCTCCTACTCCGTCGTCGCCCCCGCCGAGGAACTCCCCGGGAACCTGATGGACAGCTACGAACTCCTCTGCCAGCCACTGTTCGACGCCTTCGATGCGATGGGCGTGGACGCGGCCTTCGCCGAGAGCGAACAGCCGGCGATTCACGAGCCAGCGTGTTATCTGCGGGAGTTGCACCCCGCCCACGACGTGCTGGCCGGGGACGGCCGGAAGATAAGCGGCAACGCGCAGTACCGCCAGCGTGACAGCATCATCCAGCACGGCTCGGTGACCTACGCACGGACGACGGAGCGCCACCTGAACTGCTTCGCCGACCCGCCAGACAGTGATACCTTCGAAGGAAGGGTTACCTCCGTCCGCGAGCAGTCGGGCCTCGACCGACAGAGCGCCGTCGACACACTCGAAGCGGCCCTCGAGGAGTGGTCTGATGCCTACGAAGGAGAGTGGACCGAGTCGGAGCTCGACCGCGCCAGGGAGCGCGCCGAGCGCAAGTACGCCAGCGACGCGTGGACCCGCGAGCAGCGAGGACGAACGTAG
- a CDS encoding deoxyribonuclease IV: protein MSLRVGAHASIAGGVDNAIDEQREYSGNCGQIFSHSPQVWQDPNIGDDEAEKFREGAAEYDLGPWVIHSSYLVNLCTPKDDLREKSVDSMQKEVDAAAKLDVDYVNVHLGAHTGAGVDGGLDNAASALDELDVPDGVTVLIESDAGSGTKLGGDFEHLATVMERTDQDLEVCLDTAHMFAAGYDLSTPTAVDETLAEFDDVVGADDLACVHLNDSKHECGTNKDEHAHVGEGLIGADGMRAFVNHDLIRDVPLVLETPTENGKSFAWNVERVKELRE from the coding sequence ATGTCACTGCGAGTCGGCGCACACGCCTCCATCGCCGGGGGCGTCGACAACGCCATCGACGAGCAACGCGAGTACAGCGGCAACTGCGGCCAGATTTTCTCCCACTCCCCGCAGGTCTGGCAGGACCCGAACATCGGCGACGACGAGGCCGAGAAGTTCCGCGAGGGCGCGGCCGAGTACGACCTGGGACCCTGGGTCATCCACTCCTCCTACCTCGTCAACCTCTGCACGCCGAAAGACGACCTCCGCGAGAAGTCCGTCGACTCGATGCAGAAGGAGGTCGACGCCGCCGCGAAACTCGACGTCGACTACGTCAACGTCCACCTGGGCGCTCACACCGGCGCGGGCGTCGACGGCGGCCTCGACAACGCCGCCAGCGCGCTGGACGAACTCGACGTGCCCGACGGCGTGACGGTCCTCATCGAGTCCGACGCCGGCAGCGGGACGAAGCTGGGTGGCGACTTCGAGCACCTCGCCACGGTCATGGAGCGTACCGACCAGGACCTGGAGGTCTGTCTCGACACCGCCCACATGTTCGCGGCGGGCTACGACCTCTCGACGCCGACGGCTGTCGACGAGACGCTGGCCGAGTTCGACGACGTCGTCGGCGCGGACGACCTCGCCTGCGTCCACCTCAACGACTCCAAACACGAGTGCGGGACGAACAAGGACGAACACGCTCACGTCGGCGAGGGTCTCATCGGCGCGGACGGCATGCGCGCGTTCGTCAACCACGACCTGATTCGCGACGTTCCGCTGGTGCTGGAGACGCCGACGGAGAACGGCAAGAGCTTCGCCTGGAACGTCGAGCGCGTGAAAGAACTGCGCGAGTAA
- a CDS encoding class I SAM-dependent methyltransferase: MRQFTAEYLDATREGMWEDSRAALAPLELGACERVLDVGAGTGELTRVLREESPGQVVALDADAGLLAEVTDPRVRGDATRLPFPDDAFDLVVCQALLVNLPDPAAAVREFARVSRDRVAAIEPDNSAVTIESTVEAEAPLARRARGSYLDGVETNAALGAARELFADAGLADVTVRSYDHERTIEPPYTETALTAARRKASGEGLGSDRETMLAGETTPEEFDALRQEWRAMGRTVIEQMQAGEYRQREVVPFYVTVGTVE, translated from the coding sequence GTGCGCCAGTTCACCGCCGAGTACCTCGACGCGACCCGCGAGGGGATGTGGGAGGACTCCAGGGCGGCGCTCGCCCCGCTCGAACTGGGAGCGTGCGAGCGGGTGCTGGACGTCGGTGCCGGGACGGGCGAGTTGACCCGCGTCCTCCGCGAGGAATCGCCCGGCCAGGTCGTCGCGCTCGACGCCGACGCCGGCCTGCTCGCCGAGGTCACGGACCCGCGGGTCCGCGGCGACGCGACGCGCCTGCCCTTCCCGGACGACGCCTTCGACCTCGTGGTCTGTCAGGCCCTGCTGGTGAACCTCCCCGACCCGGCGGCGGCGGTCCGGGAGTTCGCCCGCGTCTCGCGGGACCGCGTGGCGGCAATCGAGCCGGACAACAGCGCCGTCACCATCGAGTCCACGGTCGAAGCGGAGGCCCCGCTGGCCCGGCGCGCGCGGGGCTCGTACCTGGACGGAGTCGAAACAAACGCCGCGCTCGGGGCTGCCCGGGAACTCTTTGCCGACGCGGGACTGGCCGACGTGACGGTGCGCTCGTACGACCACGAGCGGACCATCGAGCCGCCGTACACGGAGACGGCGCTGACCGCCGCCAGGCGCAAGGCCAGCGGCGAGGGCCTGGGCAGCGACCGGGAGACGATGCTCGCCGGCGAGACGACACCCGAGGAGTTCGACGCGCTCCGCCAGGAGTGGCGCGCGATGGGACGGACGGTCATCGAACAGATGCAGGCCGGCGAGTATCGACAGCGCGAGGTCGTCCCCTTCTACGTCACCGTCGGCACAGTCGAGTGA
- the cysK gene encoding cysteine synthase A, with protein sequence MTIADDVTDLIGDTPLVRLDTFAPNLVGKLEFFNPANSVKDRIGTAMLDHAEEQGWVDEDTTIVEPTSGNTGIGLAAASAARGYDMVLVMPDSMSEERRTLLSALGAEVVLTDGDDGMDGAIEYADALADELDDSFVPQQFQNAANPAIHRETTGPEIWEATDGEVDAVVAGVGTGGTITGVSEYLKEDVGANVRSIAVEPANSAVLSGEEPGSHSLQGIGAGFVPDILRTDLLDDAIPVPRETAVERSRELAEGEGVLAGISAGAAVEAGRQVAADNPDDLVVAIVPDFGERYLSTDLYEATAVTHVAETDPEQLAADLTKETPPQSAD encoded by the coding sequence ATGACGATAGCCGACGACGTGACAGACCTCATCGGCGACACACCGCTCGTCCGACTGGACACCTTCGCGCCCAACCTCGTCGGGAAACTGGAGTTCTTCAATCCCGCCAACTCGGTGAAGGACCGCATCGGGACGGCGATGCTGGACCACGCGGAAGAACAGGGGTGGGTCGACGAGGACACCACCATCGTCGAACCGACCAGTGGCAACACCGGCATCGGCCTGGCGGCCGCCAGCGCCGCCCGCGGGTACGACATGGTGCTCGTGATGCCGGACTCGATGAGCGAGGAGCGGCGGACGCTGCTCTCGGCGCTCGGTGCCGAGGTGGTCCTCACCGACGGCGACGACGGCATGGACGGTGCCATCGAGTACGCCGACGCGCTCGCCGACGAACTGGACGACAGCTTCGTCCCCCAGCAGTTCCAGAACGCGGCCAACCCCGCCATCCACCGCGAGACGACCGGCCCCGAAATCTGGGAGGCCACCGACGGCGAGGTTGACGCCGTCGTCGCGGGCGTCGGCACCGGCGGCACCATCACCGGCGTCTCGGAGTACCTCAAGGAGGACGTCGGTGCGAACGTCCGCTCCATCGCGGTCGAACCGGCGAACTCGGCGGTCCTCTCCGGTGAGGAACCCGGCTCGCACTCGCTGCAGGGCATCGGTGCGGGGTTCGTCCCGGACATTCTGCGGACGGACCTGCTGGACGACGCAATCCCAGTCCCCCGCGAGACGGCCGTCGAGCGGTCGCGGGAACTCGCGGAGGGGGAGGGCGTGCTCGCCGGCATCTCCGCCGGTGCCGCCGTGGAGGCGGGTCGGCAGGTCGCCGCGGACAACCCCGACGACCTCGTGGTCGCCATCGTGCCGGACTTCGGCGAGCGCTACCTCTCGACGGACCTCTACGAGGCCACCGCAGTAACGCACGTCGCGGAGACCGACCCGGAGCAACTCGCGGCCGACCTGACGAAGGAGACCCCGCCGCAATCGGCCGACTAA
- a CDS encoding nucleoside deaminase: MTATPFDQFDHDSHMDRAIELGREAAARGDRPFGSVLVRDDAVVMEASNRVVTEDDVRRHPELHLAHRARREWEPEARAETVMYTSTEPCPMCAGGIRHAGLGRVVYSVGADELREFTGGTVSVRAAEILDGVADVVGGVRNEAGRDLHAEFWK; the protein is encoded by the coding sequence GTGACAGCCACTCCCTTCGACCAGTTCGACCACGACTCGCACATGGACCGCGCCATCGAACTCGGCCGCGAGGCCGCCGCCCGCGGCGACCGGCCATTCGGGTCGGTGCTCGTCCGCGACGACGCCGTCGTCATGGAGGCGTCCAACCGCGTCGTGACCGAGGACGACGTCCGCCGGCACCCGGAACTGCACCTGGCCCACCGGGCGAGACGCGAGTGGGAGCCCGAAGCCCGCGCGGAGACGGTGATGTACACGAGCACCGAGCCGTGTCCGATGTGCGCCGGCGGCATCCGCCACGCCGGCCTCGGCCGGGTCGTCTACAGCGTCGGCGCGGACGAACTCCGGGAGTTCACCGGCGGGACCGTGTCGGTCCGCGCGGCCGAGATTCTCGACGGCGTGGCCGACGTGGTGGGTGGCGTCAGAAACGAAGCGGGCCGGGACCTCCACGCGGAGTTCTGGAAGTGA
- a CDS encoding DUF7095 family protein yields MTDWARERAVDRVAELVDTVAEETMPVPVREVWVFGDVALGLDPVERIDVYLTKDLLFHGDADRESDFVDSHGVEGVGKTVRAAWADEHTEHLRANSNGHAAPEQCLAAHLVDEDEPIHLEVCNASFEDNVTQRLKGAMARENYREILDPRGACLWLEGQRSEEAFEKLRTGEYVFPTLSGALEMLGVDEGEAETAAETIQQYREQQDGASVRGDVV; encoded by the coding sequence ATGACCGACTGGGCCCGCGAACGAGCCGTCGACCGCGTGGCGGAACTCGTCGACACCGTCGCCGAGGAGACGATGCCCGTGCCCGTCCGGGAGGTGTGGGTCTTCGGCGACGTCGCGCTGGGTCTCGACCCCGTCGAGCGCATCGACGTCTACCTCACGAAGGACCTGCTCTTTCACGGCGACGCCGACCGCGAGAGCGACTTCGTCGACTCCCACGGCGTCGAGGGCGTCGGCAAGACCGTTCGCGCCGCCTGGGCCGACGAACACACCGAGCACCTGCGGGCCAACAGCAACGGCCACGCCGCCCCAGAGCAGTGCCTGGCTGCGCACCTGGTCGACGAGGACGAACCCATCCACCTGGAGGTCTGCAACGCCTCCTTCGAGGACAACGTCACCCAGCGGTTGAAGGGCGCGATGGCCCGCGAGAACTACCGCGAGATTCTGGACCCACGCGGGGCCTGCCTCTGGCTGGAGGGCCAGCGCTCCGAGGAGGCCTTCGAGAAACTCCGGACCGGCGAGTACGTCTTCCCCACGCTTTCGGGCGCGCTGGAGATGCTCGGCGTCGACGAGGGCGAGGCCGAGACCGCCGCAGAGACCATCCAGCAGTACCGCGAGCAACAGGACGGCGCGTCCGTCCGCGGTGACGTGGTCTGA
- the ncsA gene encoding tRNA 2-thiolation protein NcsA, with the protein MDCDKCDESAVMHAAYSGLHLCEEHFCRSVERRVRKRIRDDNLLPDETTPEDPETWVVGLSGGKDSVVLTEILAETFGADPRVELVALSIHEGIEGYRDESLEACRELTADLDIRHEVVTYDDEFDVRMDEVVEDDPHDMSACAYCGVFRRDVLSRYADELGADKLLTGHNLDDEAETALMNFLEGDITQMASHFDASLGPFEGAEDGRTRGDSEAFVPRGKPLRDVPEKEVALYAHLRDLPAHITECPHADEAYRGEIQELLYELEENHPGTRHSIMAGYEELAGMAAAEHRGEGQEEYRECERCGGPTRREVCRKCSLLDALA; encoded by the coding sequence ATGGACTGCGACAAGTGCGACGAGTCCGCGGTGATGCACGCCGCCTACTCGGGGCTGCACCTCTGTGAGGAGCACTTCTGTCGCTCGGTCGAACGCCGCGTCCGCAAGCGCATCCGCGACGACAACCTCCTGCCGGACGAGACGACGCCAGAGGACCCCGAGACGTGGGTCGTCGGGCTCTCCGGCGGGAAAGACAGCGTGGTACTCACGGAGATTCTGGCGGAGACCTTCGGCGCGGACCCGCGCGTCGAACTCGTCGCGCTGTCGATTCACGAGGGCATCGAGGGCTACCGCGACGAGAGCTTAGAGGCCTGCCGGGAACTCACCGCCGACCTCGACATCCGTCACGAGGTCGTCACCTACGACGACGAGTTCGACGTCCGCATGGACGAGGTGGTCGAGGACGACCCGCACGACATGTCAGCCTGCGCATACTGTGGGGTGTTCCGCCGGGACGTGCTGTCCCGCTACGCCGACGAGCTCGGCGCTGACAAACTTCTGACTGGTCACAATCTCGATGACGAGGCCGAAACCGCGCTGATGAATTTTCTGGAGGGCGATATCACGCAGATGGCAAGTCACTTCGACGCCAGTCTCGGCCCGTTCGAGGGGGCCGAGGATGGCCGCACCCGCGGGGACAGCGAGGCGTTCGTCCCGCGGGGGAAGCCACTCCGGGACGTCCCCGAGAAGGAGGTCGCACTCTACGCGCACCTCCGCGACCTGCCCGCGCACATCACCGAGTGTCCCCACGCCGACGAAGCGTACCGCGGGGAGATTCAGGAGTTGCTCTACGAACTGGAAGAGAACCATCCCGGGACGCGCCACTCCATCATGGCCGGCTACGAGGAACTGGCCGGCATGGCCGCTGCCGAACACCGCGGCGAGGGCCAGGAGGAGTACCGCGAGTGCGAGCGCTGTGGCGGCCCCACCCGGCGGGAGGTCTGCCGGAAGTGCAGCCTGCTGGACGCGCTCGCCTAG
- the ftsZ gene encoding cell division protein FtsZ produces the protein MQDIVNEALQRDEEEQKQMDDVDGFGDPRIVIIGCGGAGNNTVNRLYNIGVDGAETIAINTDKQHLKMIEADTKILVGKSLTNGLGAGGDPSMGERATEMAQGTIKEVLGDADLVFVTAGMGGGTGTGAAPVVSKIAKEQGAIVVGMVSTPFNVERARTVKAEEGLERLRDEADSIIVLDNNRLLDYVPNLPIGKAFSVMDQIIAETVKGISETITQPSLINLDYADMTSIMNQGGVAVMLVGETQDKNKTEEVVKDAMNHPLLDVDYRGASGGLVHITGGPDLTLQEAEGIAQNITDRLEADANVIWGARIQQEYKGKVRVMAIMTGVQSAQVLGPTTQKQANKSRQAIEGVDDTSSFDAADNFQQDGREFGETDGGQRQVEQNNGLDVVRTD, from the coding sequence ATGCAGGATATCGTCAACGAGGCCCTCCAGCGCGACGAAGAAGAGCAAAAGCAGATGGACGACGTCGACGGGTTCGGTGACCCGCGCATCGTCATCATCGGCTGCGGTGGCGCAGGCAACAACACCGTCAACCGCCTGTACAACATCGGCGTCGACGGTGCGGAGACCATCGCAATCAACACCGACAAACAGCACCTCAAGATGATCGAGGCCGACACGAAGATTCTGGTCGGCAAGTCCCTCACCAACGGGCTCGGCGCGGGCGGCGACCCCTCGATGGGCGAGCGCGCGACGGAGATGGCCCAGGGGACCATCAAGGAGGTACTCGGTGACGCAGACCTCGTCTTCGTGACTGCTGGCATGGGCGGCGGGACCGGTACCGGTGCCGCACCCGTCGTCTCGAAGATCGCCAAAGAACAGGGTGCCATCGTCGTGGGCATGGTCTCGACACCGTTCAACGTCGAGCGCGCGCGCACGGTGAAAGCGGAAGAGGGACTGGAGCGCCTCCGCGACGAGGCCGACTCCATCATCGTGCTGGACAACAACCGCCTGCTCGATTACGTCCCGAACCTGCCCATCGGCAAGGCCTTCTCGGTCATGGACCAGATCATCGCCGAGACCGTCAAGGGCATCTCCGAGACCATCACCCAGCCGTCGCTCATCAACCTCGACTACGCCGACATGACTTCCATCATGAACCAGGGCGGGGTCGCGGTGATGCTCGTCGGCGAGACACAGGACAAGAACAAGACCGAGGAGGTGGTCAAGGACGCGATGAACCATCCGCTGCTGGACGTGGACTACCGCGGCGCAAGCGGCGGCCTGGTGCACATCACCGGCGGCCCCGACCTCACGCTGCAGGAGGCCGAGGGCATCGCCCAGAACATCACCGACCGGCTGGAGGCCGACGCCAACGTCATCTGGGGCGCGCGCATCCAGCAGGAGTACAAGGGCAAGGTCCGCGTCATGGCCATCATGACCGGCGTCCAGAGCGCCCAGGTCCTCGGTCCGACCACCCAGAAGCAGGCCAACAAGTCCCGGCAGGCCATTGAGGGTGTCGACGACACGTCGTCGTTCGACGCGGCCGACAACTTCCAGCAGGACGGCCGCGAGTTCGGCGAGACCGACGGCGGCCAGCGCCAGGTCGAACAGAACAACGGCCTCGACGTCGTCCGGACCGACTGA
- a CDS encoding ribbon-helix-helix domain-containing protein, with translation MERVTLRIPKQQIEEVEQMVETGEYPNRSEAIRSAVREMLAEQETGQERPSEKRQRRKKRTWARV, from the coding sequence ATGGAGCGTGTGACACTACGGATTCCGAAGCAGCAGATCGAAGAGGTCGAACAGATGGTCGAGACGGGGGAGTACCCCAACCGGAGCGAAGCCATCCGGTCGGCGGTGCGCGAGATGCTCGCTGAGCAGGAGACTGGTCAGGAGCGCCCGTCCGAGAAACGCCAGCGCCGCAAGAAGCGCACCTGGGCGAGGGTCTAA
- a CDS encoding double zinc ribbon domain-containing protein encodes MSKITFRADDDLIERLEEFDASKSEVMREALREYLDGSTDSSDSFTPDSGADEGTLDDMIAERVDALIADRLDRRLQPRQPQDVNVNITLDGDSAAETAAVNEESDASHASSPDASHTAEGRMTDEGAGENADANERKTCAQCGENLSSSHVYCPNCGEKSSRRVFCECGDELRSDWAFCPGCGRRTAAADVLDQP; translated from the coding sequence ATGAGCAAGATAACCTTCCGCGCCGACGACGACCTCATCGAGCGCCTGGAGGAGTTCGACGCCTCCAAGAGCGAGGTCATGCGCGAGGCGCTGCGCGAGTACCTGGACGGGTCTACGGACTCGTCCGACTCGTTTACGCCCGATAGCGGCGCTGACGAAGGGACGCTCGACGACATGATTGCGGAACGCGTCGACGCGCTCATCGCCGACCGGCTCGACCGCCGGCTCCAGCCCCGCCAGCCACAGGACGTGAATGTAAACATCACGCTTGATGGCGATTCGGCGGCCGAGACGGCCGCTGTAAACGAGGAGTCGGACGCGTCACACGCGTCGTCGCCCGACGCGTCACACACCGCCGAGGGGCGTATGACAGACGAGGGGGCCGGTGAAAACGCCGATGCAAACGAACGTAAGACCTGCGCGCAATGTGGCGAGAACCTGTCGTCGTCCCACGTTTACTGCCCGAACTGCGGGGAGAAGTCGTCCCGGCGCGTGTTCTGCGAGTGCGGCGACGAGCTCCGCTCGGACTGGGCGTTCTGCCCCGGCTGTGGCCGCCGTACCGCCGCAGCGGACGTTCTGGACCAACCATGA